In Amyelois transitella isolate CPQ chromosome 13, ilAmyTran1.1, whole genome shotgun sequence, a genomic segment contains:
- the LOC106138025 gene encoding myosin heavy chain, muscle isoform X1 has protein sequence MPKPVAQEGEDPDPTPYLFVSLEQKRIDQSKPYDGKKACWVPDEKEGFLQGEIKATKGDLVTVSLPGGETKDFKKDLVGQVNPPKYEKCEDMSNLTYLNDASVLYNLKQRYYHKLIYTYSGLFCVAINPYKRYPVYTTRCAKLYRGKRRSEVPPHIFAISDGAYVNMLTNHENQSMLITGESGAGKTENTKKVIAYFATVGASQKKDPNQEKKGSLEDQVVQTNPVLEAFGNAKTVRNDNSSRFGKFIRIHFGPSGKLAGADIETYLLEKARVISQQALERSYHIFYQMMSGSVPGLKGICMLSNDIMDYHIVSQGKTVIPGVDDGEEMTITDQAFDILGFTQEEKDNVYKITAAVMHMGSMKFKQRGREEQAEADGTEDGEKVAKLLGVDCQDLYKNLLKPRIKVGNEFVTQGRNKDQVTNSVGALCKGIFDRLFKWLVKKCNETLDTKQKRQHFIGVLDIAGFEIFDFNGFEQLCINFTNEKLQQFFNHHMFVLEQEEYHREGIEWTFIDFGMDLQNCIDLIEKPMGILSILEEESMFPKATDQTFVEKLNNNHLGKSAPFLKPKPPKPGCQAAHFAIGHYAGNVGYNITGWLEKNKDPLNDTVVDQFKKGQNKLLIEIFADHPGQSGDAGGAKGAGGKRAKGSAFQTVSSLYREQLNNLMTTLRSTQPHFVRCIIPNELKQAGLIDSHLVMHQLTCNGVLEGIRICRKGFPNRMVYPDFKLRYKILCPNLLKEPITPQKATEKILEHTGLDSESFRLGKTKVFFRAGVLGQMEEMRDDRLSKIVSWLQAYIRGYLSRKEYKKLQEQRLALQVVQRNLRKYLQLRTWPWWKLWQKVKPLLNVTRIEDQIEELEKKAAKAQEAFEKEEKLRKELEALNAKLLEEKTQLLSNLEGEKGSLSEFQDRAAKLQAQKSDLESQLRDTQDRLTQEEDARNQLFQAKKKLEQEVSGLKKDIEDLELSVQKSEQDKATKDHQIRNLNDEIAHQDELINKLNKEKKMQGESNQKTSEELQAAEDKVNHLNKVKQKLEQTLDELEDSLEREKKLRGDVEKQRRKVEGDLKLTQEAVADLERNKKELEQTIQRKDKEISSLTAKLEDEQSLVSKLQKQIKELQARIEELEEEVESERQARAKAEKQRADLARELEELGERLEEAGGATSAQIELNKKREAELSKLRRDLEEANIQHESTLANLRKKHNDAVAEMGEQLDQLNKLKAKAEKERSQYFSEVNDLRAGVDHLSNEKAAQEKIVKQLQHQLNEVQSKADEANRTLNDLDAAKKKLSIENSDLLRQLEEAESQVSQLSKIKVSLTTQLEDTKRLADEEARERATLLGKFRNLEHDLDNIREQVEEEAEGKADLQRQLSKANAEAQLWRSKYESEGVARSEELEEAKRKLQARLAEAEETIESLNQKVVALEKTKQRLATEVEDLQLEVDRATAIANAAEKKQKAFDKIIGEWKLKVDDLAAELDASQKECRNYSTELFRLKGAYEEGQEQLEAVRRENKNLADEVKDLLDQIGEGGRNIHEIEKARKRLEAEKDELQAALEEAEAALEQEENKVLRAQLELSQVRQEIDRRIQEKEEEFENTRKNHQRALDSMQASLEAEAKGKAEALRMKKKLEADINELEIALDHANKANAEAQKNIKRYQAQIKDLQTALEEEQRARDDAREQLGISERRANALQNELEESRTLLEQADRARRQAEQELGDAHEQLNELSAQNASLSAAKRKLESELQTLHSDLDELLNEAKNSEEKAKKAMVDAARLADELRAEQEHAQTQEKLRKALEQQIKELQVRLDEAEANALKGGKKAIQKLEQRVRELENELDGEQRRHADAQKNLRKAERRIKELTFQAEEDRKNHERMQDLVDKLQQKIKTYKRQIEEAEEIAALNLAKFRKAQQELEEAEERADLAEQAISKFRGKGRAGSAARGVSPAPQRSRPTLADALGTFPPRFDLAPEDF, from the exons ACAAAAGACTTCAAGAAGGATCTTGTAGGTCAAGTCAACCCACCTAAGTACGAGAAATGCGAGGATATGTCCAACTTGACATACCTCAACGATGCTTCGGTCTTGTATAACTTGAAGCAAAGATATTACCATAAGCTCATCTAC ACGTACTCGGGTCTCTTCTGCGTGGCCATCAACCCTTACAAGAGGTACCCCGTGTACACGACACGATGTGCCAAGCTCTACCGAGGCAAGCGTCGCTCGGAAGTGCCGCCCCACATCTTCGCCATTTCCGACGGTGCTTACGTCAACATGTTGACCAACCACGAGAATCAATCTATGTTGATTAC CGGAGAGTCTGGTGCCGGAAAGACTGAGAACACGAAGAAAGTAATTGCGTACTTCGCCACCGTCGGTGCCTCCCAAAAGAAGGACCCCAACCAGGAGAAGAAGGGATCCCTGGAAGACCAGGTCGTACAAACTAACCCTGTACTTGAAGCCTTTGGTAACGCCAAGACAGTGCGTAACGACAACTCCTCCCGTTTC GGTAAATTCATCCGTATCCACTTCGGCCCCTCTGGAAAACTGGCCGGTGCTGACATTGAGACCT ATCTGCTAGAGAAAGCCCGTGTCATCTCCCAACAGGCTCTTGAGCGTTCCTACCACATCTTCTACCAGATGATGTCCGGTTCAGTCCCTGGGCTTAAAG GAATCTGCATGTTGTCCAACGATATCATGGACTACCACATTGTCTCCCAAGGCAAGACTGTCATTCCCGGCGTGGATGACGGAGAGGAAATGACTATTACCGAT CAAGCCTTCGATATCCTGGGTTTCACCCAAGAGGAGAAGGACAACGTATACAAAATCACCGCCGCTGTCATGCACATGGGTAGCATGAAGTTCAAGCAGAGGGGTCGTGAGGAACAGGCTGAGGCTGATGGTACTGAG GATGGTGAGAAGGTCGCCAAGCTCCTCGGTGTCGACTGCCAGGACTTGTACAAGAACTTGTTGAAGCCCCGCATCAAGGTCGGAAACGAGTTCGTGACCCAGGGTCGTAACAAGGACCAGGTCACCAACTCCGTCGGTGCCCTCTGCAAGGGTATCTTCGATCGTCTCTTCAAGTGGCTGGTGAAGAAGTGTAACGAGACCCTAGACACCAAGCAAAAGAGGCAGCACTTCATCGGTGTACTGGATATTGCCGGTTTCGAAATCTTCGAC TTCAACGGTTTTGAGCAACTCTGCATTAACTTTACCAACGAGAAACTCCAGCAATTCTTTAACCATCACATGTTCGTTCTGGAGCAAGAAGAATACCATCGTGAAGGCATCGAATGGACTTTCATTGATTTTGGCATGGATCTCCAAAATTGCATTGACCTTATAGAAAAG CCCATGGGCATCCTCTCCATCCTTGAGGAAGAGTCTATGTTCCCCAAAGCCACCGATCAGACCTTCGTTGAGAAGTTGAACAACAACCACTTGGGCAAGTCTGCCCCCTTCCTGAAGCCCAAGCCCCCCAAGCCCGGCTGCCAAGCCGCCCACTTCGCCATTGGTCACTACGCCGGTAAT GTCGGCTACAACATCACTGGATGGCTTGAGAAGAACAAGGACCCCCTTAACGACACTGTCGTAGACCAGTTCAAGAAGGGTCAGAACAAACTGTTGATTGAGATCTTTGCTGACCATCCTGGTCAGTCTGGTGACGCCGGTGGCGCCAAGG GCGCTGGTGGCAAGCGCGCCAAGGGTTCTGCCTTCCAGACCGTATCATCACTCTACAGG GAACAACTTAACAACTTGATGACAACATTGAGGTCTACTCAGCCTCACTTCGTACGTTGTATCATCCCCAATGAGTTGAAACAGGCtg GTCTCATCGACTCTCACCTTGTGATGCACCAGCTGACCTGTAACGGTGTGCTTGAGGGTATCCGTATTTGCCGTAAAGGTTTCCCCAACAGAATGGTCTACCCTGACTTCAAGCTCCG ATACAAAATTCTGTGCCCGAACCTGCTCAAAGAACCGATAACGCCACAGAAAGCTACCGAGAAAATTCTCGAACACACCGGTTTGGATTCAGAGTCTTTCAGACTCGGAAAGACCAAG GTGTTCTTCCGTGCCGGTGTCCTGGGTCAGATGGAAGAGATGCGTGACGACAGGTTGTCCAAGATCGTCTCCTGGCTCCAGGCCTACATCCGTGGTTACTTGTCCCGCAAGGAGTACAAGAAGCTGCAGGAACAGAG GCTGGCTCTCCAAGTTGTCCAACGCAACTTGCGCAAATACCTGCAGCTCCGCACCTGGCCCTGGTGGAAACTCTGGCAGAAGGTCAAGCCCCTCCTCAACGTCACCCGTATCGAGGACCAGATCGAG GAATTGGAAAAGAAGGCAGCAAAGGCGCAGGAGGCCTTCGAGAAGGAGGAGAAACTCCGAAAGGAGCTGGAGGCTCTCAACGCCAAGCTGCTTGAGGAGAAGACCCAGCTGCTGTCCAACTTGGAGGGAGAGAAGGGCTCTCTTTCCGAGTTTCAGGACCGCGCCGCTAAGCTCCAGGCGCAGAAATCTGACCTCGAGTCGCAACTTAGG GACACCCAAGACCGCCTGACCCAGGAGGAGGACGCCCGCAACCAGCTCTTCCAAGCCAAGAAGAAGTTGGAGCAGGAAGTCTCCGGCCTGAAGAAGGACATCGAGGACCTCGAACTGAGCGTCCAGAAGTCCGAACAGGACAAGGCCACCAAGGACCACCAGATCCGCAACTTGAACGATGAGATCGCCCACCAAGATGAACTCATCAACAAACTCAACAAGGAGAAGAAAATGCAGGGTGAATCCAACCAGAAGACCTCTGAAGAGCTCCAGGCCGCCGAGGACAAGGTCAACCACCTCAACAAGGTTAAGCAGAAGTTGGAGCAGACCCTCGACGAGTTGGAAGACTCGCTCGAGCGCGAGAAGAAACTCCGCGGTGATGTTGAGAAGCAGAGGAGGAAGGTTGAAGGCGACCTCAAGCTCACCCAAGAGGCCGTCGCCGACCTCGAGCGCAACAAGAAGGAGCTCGAGCAGACCATCCAGCGCAAGGACAAGGAGATCTCGTCCCTCACCGCCAAGCTGGAGGACGAGCAGTCCCTTGTCAGCAAGCTGCAGAAGCAGATCAAGGAACTGCAAGCCCGCATCGAAGAGCTCGAGGAAGAGGTCGAGTCCGAACGCCAGGCTCGCGCTAAGGCCGAGAAGCAGCGTGCTGACCTCGCCCGCGAGCTCGAAGAGCTGGGTGAGCGCCTGGAGGAAGCCGGTGGCGCCACCTCAGCTCAGATCGAGCTCAACAAGAAGCGTGAGGCCGAGCTCAGCAAGCTCCGTCGTGACCTGGAGGAAGCCAACATCCAGCACGAGTCCACCCTCGCCAACCTTCGCAAGAAGCACAACGATGCTGTTGCCGAGATGGGCGAGCAGCTCGACCAGCTCAACAAGCTCAAGGCTAA GGCTGAGAAAGAGCGCTCTCAATACTTTAGCGAAGTCAATGACCTCCGCGCTGGGGTCGACCACTTGTCCAACGAAAAG GCTGCCCAAGAGAAGATCGTCAAGCAGCTGCAGCACCAACTCAACGAGGTCCAGAGCAAGGCTGACGAAGCCAACCGCACCCTCAATGACCTGGATGCCGCCAAGAAGAAGCTGTCCATTGAGAACTCCGACCTTCTCCGCCAACTGGAGGAGGCAGAGTCTCAGGTGTCTCAGCTGTCCAAGATCAAGGTGTCGCTCACCACACAGCTGGAGGACACCAAGAGGCTCGCCGACGAGGAGGCCAGG GAACGCGCCACCCTTCTTGGCAAGTTCCGCAATCTGGAGCACGACCTGGACAACATCCGCGAACAGGTCGAAGAGGAAGCCGAAGGCAAGGCTGATCTCCAACGCCAGCTGTCCAAGGCCAACGCCGAAGCTCAACTGTGGCGCTCCAAGTACGAGTCCGAGGGTGTTGCCCGCTCCGAGGAACTCGAGGAGGCCAAGCGCAAGCTCCAGGCCCGCCTCGCCGAGGCCGAGGAGACCATCGAGTCCCTCAACCAGAAGGTTGTCGCCCTCGAGAAGACCAAGCAGCGTCTCGCCACCGAAGTCGAAGACCTGCAACTCGAGGTTGACCGCGCCACTGCCATCGCCAACGCTGCTGAGAAGAAGCAGAAGGCGTTCGACAAGATCATTGGCGAATGGAAGCTCAAGGTTGACGACCTCGCCGCCGAGCTCGACGCTAGCCAGAAGGAATGCCGCAACTACTCCACCGAATTGTTCCGCCTCAAGGGCGCCTACGAAGAAGGTCAGGAACAGCTCGAGGCTGTCCGCCGCGAAAACAAGAACCTCGCCGACGAAGTCAAGGACTTGCTCGACCAAATCGGCGAAGGTGGCCGCAACATCCACGAAATCGAAAAGGCCAGGAAGCGCCTCGAAGCCGAGAAGGACGAGCTCCAGGCTGCCCTCGAGGAAGCCGAAGCCGCCCTCGAACAAGAGGAAAACAAGGTCCTGCGCGCTCAGCTCGAGCTGTCTCAGGTCAGACAGGAAATCGACAGGCGCATCCAGGAGAAGGAGGAGGAATTCGAGAACACACGCAAGAACCACCAGCGCGCTCTCGACTCCATGCAAGCTTCCCTCGAAGCCGAGGCTAAGGGCAAGGCTGAGGCCCTGCGCATGAAGAAGAAGCTCGAAGCCGACATCAATGAGTTGGAAATTGCTCTCGACCACGCTAACAAGGCTAATGCTGAGGCCCAGAAGAACATCAAGCGCTACCAGGCTCAGATCAAGGACCTCCAGACCGCCCTGGAAGAGGAACAACGCGCCCGCGACGATGCCCGCGAACAGCTTGGAATCTCCGAGCGTCGTGCCAATGCCCTCCAGAACGAGCTCGAGGAGTCTCGTACTCTTCTGGAACAGGCCGACCGTGCCCGCCGTCAAGCCGAACAGGAACTTGGCGATGCTCACGAACAGCTCAACGAACTTTCCGCCCAGAACGCTTCCCTGTCTGCTGCCAAGAGGAAACTCGAATCCGAACTGCAGACCCTGCACTCCGACCTGGACGAGCTCCTCAACGAGGCTAAGAACTCTGAGGAGAAGGCGAAGAAGGCCATGGTTGACGCCGCTCGTCTCGCCGATGAGCTTCGCGCCGAACAGGAACACGCCCAGACACAAGAGAAACTACGCAAGGCCCTTGAACAACAGATCAAGGAACTGCAGGTCAGGTTAGACGAGGCTGAGGCCAACGCTCTTAAGGGAGGAAAGAAGGCTATCCAGAAACTCGAACAGAGAGTCAGAGAACTCGAGAACGAGCTTGACGGTGAACAGAGGAGGCACGCCGACGCACAGAAGAACCTGCGCAAGGCCGAGAGACGCATCAAGGAGCTCACCTTCCAGGCCGAGGAGGACCGCAAGAACCACGAGCGCATGCAGGACCTGGTCGACAAACTGCAACAGAAGATCAAGACCTACAAGAGGCAGATCGAAGAGGCAGAAGAAATCGCCGCCCTCAACTTGGCTAAGTTCCGCAAGGCACAGCAGGAGTTGGAGGAGGCAGAAGAGAGGGCAGACCTGGCCGAGCAGGCCATCAGCAAATTCCGTGGCAAGGGACGCGCAGGATCCGCGGCGAGAGGAGTCAGTCCGGCG CCCCAGCGCTCGCGCCCCACGCTCGCAGACGCCCTCGGCACCTTCCCACCTCGGTTCGACTTGGCGCCCGAAGATTTCTAA